From candidate division KSB1 bacterium, the proteins below share one genomic window:
- a CDS encoding FecR family protein — protein MRSKVIACTVCGLALVGAALALADGARDMAILLKAAGKVEVGSALDRRWKPGTRGTRLSSGDRIRTGENSLATLIFTDDKSLLKLRGDSEIALGGEREKGIVSKRLKVDAGELWAKISKGGGGYRLETPSGVAAVKGTEFYLLVAEDGSTTAIVLEGVIELINSLGSILVEKGYTGIMHSDAPPDTSESGNVPDWGGEDLTVTGEEGQLRIEFRDESGQKRFLLIRYNPR, from the coding sequence ATGCGCAGTAAGGTCATAGCCTGCACGGTGTGCGGTCTGGCGCTAGTGGGGGCAGCTCTGGCGCTCGCCGATGGCGCGAGGGATATGGCCATCCTCCTCAAGGCTGCAGGCAAGGTGGAGGTAGGCTCGGCACTAGACCGTCGCTGGAAACCGGGCACCCGCGGCACCCGTCTGAGTTCGGGGGACAGGATACGCACCGGTGAAAACTCTTTGGCGACCCTCATCTTTACCGATGACAAAAGCCTGCTCAAGCTTCGTGGCGATTCGGAGATCGCCCTTGGGGGCGAGCGGGAGAAGGGCATAGTGAGCAAGCGGCTGAAGGTCGACGCCGGCGAGTTGTGGGCTAAGATCAGTAAGGGCGGCGGAGGGTATCGCCTTGAAACCCCCTCAGGGGTGGCTGCGGTCAAGGGGACGGAGTTCTACCTGCTGGTGGCGGAGGATGGCTCCACCACAGCCATCGTCCTGGAGGGGGTCATTGAGCTGATCAACAGCCTGGGGTCTATTCTGGTGGAGAAGGGCTACACCGGCATCATGCACTCTGATGCCCCGCCGGATACCTCCGAGTCTGGCAATGTCCCCGACTGGGGTGGAGAGGATCTCACCGTTACTGGCGAAGAGGGGCAGCTGCGGATCGAGTTTAGGGATGAGAGCGGCCAGAAACGATTCTTGCTCATCCGGTACAATCCGCGCTAA